The Vescimonas coprocola genome includes a window with the following:
- the folD gene encoding bifunctional methylenetetrahydrofolate dehydrogenase/methenyltetrahydrofolate cyclohydrolase FolD, with protein sequence MSAVLLDGKALSARMRERLGQEAAALPRQPGLAVILVGDDPASAVYVRNKEKDCAQCGVRCLNHHLPAETTQQELLALVEDMNRREDVDGILVQLPLPEGLDSRAVLEAIRPEKDVDAFHPENVGRLMLGLPRFLPCTPAGVMALLRAYGISPAGKHCVVIGRSNIVGKPMALLLLAEDATVTVCHSRTPDLAEQCRRADILISAVGRRGLITSDMVKPGAVVVDVAMNRNEEGKLCGDVDFAAVAEKAAYITPVPGGVGPMTRAMLMENTISASRRRQHKED encoded by the coding sequence ATGAGCGCCGTGCTGTTAGACGGCAAGGCCCTGTCCGCCCGGATGCGGGAGCGGCTGGGGCAGGAGGCCGCCGCCCTGCCCCGCCAGCCGGGTCTGGCGGTGATTCTGGTGGGGGACGACCCCGCCAGCGCCGTATACGTCCGCAACAAGGAGAAAGACTGCGCCCAGTGCGGGGTACGGTGCCTGAACCATCACCTGCCCGCTGAAACCACCCAGCAGGAGCTGCTGGCGCTGGTGGAGGACATGAACCGCCGGGAGGACGTGGACGGAATTCTGGTGCAGCTTCCCCTTCCGGAGGGGCTGGACAGCCGGGCCGTGTTGGAGGCCATCCGCCCGGAGAAGGATGTGGACGCCTTCCATCCGGAAAATGTGGGCCGCCTGATGCTGGGGCTGCCCCGGTTCCTGCCCTGCACCCCCGCCGGGGTCATGGCCCTGCTGCGGGCGTATGGTATCTCCCCCGCCGGGAAACACTGTGTGGTGATAGGCCGCAGCAACATCGTGGGAAAGCCCATGGCCCTGCTGCTTCTGGCGGAGGACGCCACCGTCACCGTCTGCCACAGCCGCACGCCGGATCTGGCGGAGCAGTGCCGTCGGGCGGACATCCTCATCTCCGCCGTGGGCCGCCGTGGCCTCATCACCTCCGACATGGTCAAACCCGGCGCCGTGGTCGTGGATGTGGCTATGAACCGCAATGAGGAGGGCAAGCTCTGCGGCGACGTGGACTTCGCCGCCGTGGCGGAAAAGGCGGCCTATATCACCCCCGTGCCGGGGGGCGTAGGCCCCATGACACGGGCCATGCTCATGGAAAATACCATCTCTGCATCCCGCAGACGGCAGCATAAGGAGGACTGA
- a CDS encoding M3 family oligoendopeptidase, whose product MNDNWKFSDLPYTSPDVEALQARYDALTQRAKDAQDSEDLLEVVRQRDALQQEVSLCQSIAFIRAFHDVTDEFYQRELQETMPRLETLDTQSLSMAIAESPYAAAVDEAFGPQLRRLLTLDQRLHTGGKELQARISRLTAQYQQLVASAKYQVQGETLSGGQLRFALTSTDRERRKAAYDAQQQTAVENGPVMEKLLRELVHARNQLARENGFDSFADYGDLSMQRLGYGRAELDEFCRQVQKYITPLYLQMQEQQRQRLGVETLLPYDRALVFPEGNAVPVAAEELPKAARRMYHALSPEAGHFFDEMIRHDLLDVAGSPNKISGMGFCDMLSAPCGMPFIFANCDGTGSDVTVYTHELGHGLQGYLSYRSQPLADYVGLSPDLAEVYSKTMELLTLPYAREFFGPHAPQFLTEHRYDFIKELCAFCSIHTFETWLYEHPDASLSQWAEEFDRTEKAFGRAQNNEPWRQQVLAGCDLFTNMAIYMLPRYVVSYALSIVCAQQLKAAYDADPVDGWARYHALCASGGSKLYAETLADAGLELPYAPGVVERLARELAAQA is encoded by the coding sequence ATGAATGACAACTGGAAATTTTCCGATCTTCCCTATACCAGCCCCGATGTAGAGGCCCTTCAGGCCCGGTACGACGCCCTGACCCAGCGGGCTAAGGACGCCCAAGATTCGGAGGATCTGCTGGAGGTGGTTCGGCAGCGGGATGCCCTCCAGCAGGAGGTATCCCTCTGCCAGAGCATCGCCTTCATCCGGGCCTTCCACGATGTCACTGACGAGTTTTATCAGCGGGAGCTGCAGGAGACCATGCCCCGACTGGAGACGCTGGATACGCAGTCTCTGTCCATGGCCATAGCAGAGAGTCCCTACGCTGCGGCGGTGGATGAGGCCTTCGGCCCCCAGCTGCGCCGCCTGCTGACGCTGGACCAGCGGCTCCACACCGGCGGCAAGGAGCTGCAGGCCCGCATCTCCCGGCTCACCGCCCAATACCAGCAGCTGGTGGCCTCCGCCAAGTATCAGGTGCAGGGCGAGACTCTCAGCGGCGGCCAGCTGCGCTTTGCGCTGACCAGCACCGACCGGGAGCGCCGCAAGGCCGCCTATGACGCCCAGCAGCAGACCGCCGTGGAAAACGGCCCCGTAATGGAAAAGCTCCTGCGGGAGCTGGTCCATGCCCGGAACCAGCTGGCCCGTGAAAACGGCTTCGACAGCTTTGCCGACTACGGCGATCTCAGTATGCAGCGTCTGGGCTATGGCCGGGCGGAATTGGACGAGTTCTGCCGTCAGGTGCAAAAGTACATCACGCCCCTGTATCTGCAAATGCAGGAGCAGCAGCGCCAGCGGCTGGGGGTGGAAACGCTGCTGCCCTATGACCGGGCGCTGGTGTTCCCGGAGGGCAACGCCGTCCCCGTGGCGGCAGAGGAGCTTCCTAAGGCTGCACGCCGGATGTACCACGCCCTGAGTCCGGAGGCAGGACATTTCTTCGACGAGATGATCCGCCACGACCTGTTGGACGTGGCAGGCTCCCCCAACAAGATCTCCGGCATGGGCTTCTGCGATATGCTGAGCGCCCCCTGCGGGATGCCCTTCATCTTCGCCAACTGCGACGGCACCGGCTCCGACGTCACCGTCTATACCCATGAGCTGGGCCACGGCCTTCAGGGCTACCTCTCCTACCGCAGCCAGCCGCTGGCGGACTATGTGGGGCTGAGTCCCGATCTGGCGGAGGTCTACTCCAAGACCATGGAGCTGCTGACCCTCCCCTACGCACGGGAGTTCTTCGGCCCTCACGCCCCCCAGTTCCTGACGGAGCACCGCTACGACTTCATCAAGGAGCTGTGCGCCTTCTGCTCCATCCACACCTTCGAGACGTGGCTCTATGAGCACCCGGATGCCTCTCTTTCTCAGTGGGCGGAGGAGTTCGACCGCACGGAGAAGGCCTTCGGCCGGGCCCAGAACAACGAGCCGTGGCGGCAGCAGGTGCTGGCCGGCTGCGATCTGTTCACCAACATGGCCATCTATATGCTCCCCCGCTATGTGGTGAGCTACGCCCTCTCCATCGTCTGCGCCCAGCAGCTGAAGGCCGCCTATGACGCCGACCCCGTGGACGGCTGGGCCAGATATCACGCCCTGTGCGCCTCCGGCGGCAGCAAGCTCTACGCCGAGACGCTGGCAGATGCCGGGCTGGAGCTGCCCTACGCCCCCGGCGTGGTGGAGCGGCTGGCCCGTGAGCTGGCGGCGCAGGCCTGA
- the lgt gene encoding prolipoprotein diacylglyceryl transferase — protein MQIMTDSPIRFPGLFGDWAFTASSKALDIGNGIYWYGILIALGLVIAIWWCMNQKSKYGITEDDLLDSVLWGIPCAIVGARIYYVLFYLDQFKNSDGSFSFRKAIAIWDGGLAIYGAVIAVVIVGICISRHRGYKLGAMLDLAVMGLLIGQCIGRWGNFMNREAFGAETTLPWRMQLTTVTGQLVEVHPTFLYESLWNLVGLLLIIFVVSKARRFDGENTWFYFLWYGIGRFWVEGLRTDSLYLFNWTIGGQPIRVSQALSLVMVFVSLFMLYYNIKLHPHKPEELYVNIVAARNAAAAEAAVAPAAESPAQATPTEDAPAVSSEPEAPSQKDTSGETPTEDPS, from the coding sequence ATGCAAATTATGACTGACAGCCCCATCCGGTTCCCCGGCCTGTTCGGGGACTGGGCCTTTACCGCCAGCTCCAAGGCGCTGGACATCGGCAACGGCATCTACTGGTACGGTATCCTCATCGCCCTTGGTCTGGTCATCGCCATCTGGTGGTGCATGAACCAGAAATCCAAGTACGGCATCACCGAGGACGACCTGCTGGACAGTGTTCTGTGGGGCATCCCCTGCGCCATTGTGGGGGCAAGAATTTACTATGTGCTGTTCTATCTGGATCAGTTCAAAAACAGCGACGGCAGCTTCAGCTTCCGCAAGGCCATCGCCATCTGGGACGGCGGCCTTGCCATCTACGGTGCCGTCATCGCCGTGGTCATCGTGGGCATCTGCATCAGCCGCCACAGGGGCTATAAGCTGGGAGCCATGCTTGACCTTGCGGTGATGGGCCTGCTCATCGGCCAGTGCATCGGCCGGTGGGGCAACTTCATGAACCGGGAGGCCTTCGGCGCCGAGACCACCCTGCCCTGGCGGATGCAGCTGACCACCGTCACCGGCCAGCTGGTGGAGGTCCACCCCACGTTCCTGTATGAGAGCCTGTGGAATCTGGTGGGCCTGCTGCTCATCATCTTCGTGGTATCCAAGGCCCGCCGCTTCGACGGCGAGAACACCTGGTTCTACTTCCTGTGGTACGGCATCGGCCGCTTCTGGGTCGAGGGCCTGCGGACCGACAGCCTGTACCTCTTCAACTGGACCATCGGTGGCCAGCCCATCCGGGTGTCGCAGGCCCTGAGCCTTGTGATGGTATTCGTGTCCCTCTTCATGCTGTACTACAACATCAAGCTCCATCCCCACAAGCCGGAGGAGCTGTATGTCAACATCGTGGCGGCCCGCAATGCCGCCGCAGCCGAAGCGGCTGTCGCCCCGGCAGCTGAGTCTCCCGCTCAGGCGACCCCCACCGAGGATGCTCCAGCCGTCTCTTCCGAGCCGGAGGCTCCCTCCCAGAAGGATACCTCCGGTGAAACCCCGACGGAGGATCCGTCATGA
- the yfmH gene encoding EF-P 5-aminopentanol modification-associated protein YfmH translates to MYYPRIDETVTFRRLKNGLPAYVVHKPGYTRKYAMFATRYGGMDLRFQQDGAWQDTPAGIAHYLEHKMFDTADGNAMQEMAKNGAEPNAFTSNAMTAYYFDCTEHFDENLRQLLSFVSMPYFTDESVAKEQGIIAQEIGMIEDDPEWQVYKRMLQALYRESPARIPVAGSVESISRITAETLYRCHKAFYTPANMCLVAVGDLDAEAVFRAAEDILPPESGPDIPRDYGGSEGDTPAQSETSCRMEVSMPSFLVGFKCPAPPEGEQRLRWDILGDLACDILMGDSSPLFSRLYSQGLINGSFGSSFDLLPGAAYAYAGGDSNDPAAVMEAILEEARRLTREGLDPDYWQRMKRGNFGASLKGLNSFDSIAISLVEGCFQHFDPLRFPEIYDSITPQDVLDFIREHICRSRAALSVIYPKED, encoded by the coding sequence ATGTATTATCCCCGCATTGACGAGACGGTGACCTTCCGCCGCCTGAAAAACGGTCTGCCGGCCTATGTGGTCCACAAGCCCGGCTACACCCGGAAATACGCCATGTTCGCCACCCGCTACGGCGGCATGGACCTGCGCTTTCAGCAGGACGGCGCATGGCAGGATACCCCGGCGGGCATCGCCCACTATCTGGAGCACAAGATGTTCGACACCGCCGACGGAAACGCCATGCAGGAGATGGCCAAAAATGGCGCCGAGCCCAATGCCTTTACCAGCAATGCCATGACGGCCTACTACTTCGACTGCACGGAGCATTTTGACGAGAATCTGCGGCAGCTGCTGTCCTTTGTGTCGATGCCGTACTTCACCGACGAGAGCGTGGCCAAGGAGCAGGGCATTATCGCTCAGGAGATCGGCATGATCGAGGATGACCCGGAGTGGCAGGTCTATAAGCGGATGCTGCAGGCCCTGTACCGGGAGAGTCCCGCCCGTATCCCCGTGGCCGGCTCCGTGGAGAGCATCTCCCGCATCACCGCCGAGACCCTGTACCGCTGCCACAAGGCCTTCTACACCCCCGCCAATATGTGTCTGGTGGCGGTGGGCGATCTGGACGCCGAGGCGGTGTTCCGGGCGGCGGAGGATATCCTGCCCCCGGAAAGCGGCCCGGATATCCCCCGTGACTACGGTGGCAGCGAGGGAGACACCCCCGCTCAGTCGGAGACCTCCTGCCGGATGGAGGTATCCATGCCGTCGTTTCTGGTGGGCTTCAAATGCCCCGCTCCCCCGGAGGGAGAGCAGCGGCTGCGCTGGGATATTCTGGGGGATCTGGCCTGCGATATCCTCATGGGGGACTCCAGTCCCTTGTTCTCTCGACTGTACAGTCAGGGCCTTATCAACGGTTCCTTCGGCAGTTCCTTCGACCTGCTGCCCGGTGCGGCCTACGCCTATGCCGGCGGCGACAGCAACGATCCCGCCGCCGTGATGGAGGCCATTTTAGAGGAGGCCCGACGCCTGACCCGTGAGGGTCTGGATCCGGACTACTGGCAGCGGATGAAGCGGGGGAACTTCGGGGCCTCCCTGAAGGGTCTCAACTCCTTCGATTCCATCGCTATTTCGCTGGTGGAGGGCTGCTTCCAGCACTTTGATCCCCTGCGCTTCCCGGAAATTTACGACAGCATCACCCCGCAGGATGTGCTGGATTTCATCCGGGAGCACATCTGCCGCAGCCGTGCAGCCCTGTCCGTTATCTATCCCAAGGAGGACTGA